Proteins encoded within one genomic window of Granulicella pectinivorans:
- a CDS encoding RNA polymerase sigma factor codes for MPQKRTVAELIPICLETNSDSAWLELVQTLQPVIASTVLRCVRRYDHPNRAVVDDLVQESFLRLFRDDSKALRTFVHRHEAAIFAFVRVVAASVANDYFRKLNAQKRAGEYAVDMDDHALTSAAQSEVIVDPLLLRDIERHVEGLASDPRDRMIFWFHYRQGFTAADIAALPGIGLTPKGVESCLLRLLKAVKRKMVPMLPPAEGLPPSSALGEMR; via the coding sequence ATGCCGCAGAAACGGACTGTCGCCGAGTTGATCCCCATTTGCCTGGAGACAAACTCTGATTCCGCGTGGCTGGAGCTTGTGCAGACGCTACAGCCGGTTATCGCCTCAACCGTGCTCCGGTGCGTCCGGCGGTATGACCATCCCAACCGTGCCGTGGTGGACGATCTCGTGCAGGAATCCTTCCTGCGGCTCTTTCGCGACGACAGCAAGGCTCTTCGCACCTTCGTGCATCGCCATGAGGCGGCGATCTTCGCCTTCGTGCGCGTGGTGGCCGCCTCGGTCGCCAACGACTACTTCCGTAAGCTCAACGCGCAGAAGCGAGCCGGCGAATATGCCGTGGACATGGACGATCACGCCCTGACCAGCGCTGCGCAGAGCGAGGTCATCGTCGATCCCTTGCTGCTGCGCGACATCGAGCGCCATGTCGAGGGCCTGGCCAGCGATCCAAGAGACAGGATGATCTTCTGGTTCCACTACCGCCAGGGATTCACCGCGGCCGACATCGCGGCGCTGCCGGGTATCGGCCTGACCCCGAAGGGTGTGGAGAGCTGCCTGCTGCGGTTGCTGAAGGCCGTGAAACGAAAGATGGTTCCGATGCTGCCTCCGGCTGAAGGTTTACCGCCATCGTCTGCGTTAGGAGAGATGAGATGA
- a CDS encoding fumarylacetoacetate hydrolase family protein, with protein sequence MKLISFVTDGVSSYGVLEGTTVKDLGAVLRGRFPTLKALLGEDFLSIAQETEAPRLARSAVQLLPPVPDPAKILCIGKNYEEHRVETGGEKLAYPTIFTRFADTLVADGQDAWAPGVSSEIDFEGELAVVIGRAGRHIALEDALSHVAGYACFNDISIRDWQRHTTQFTPGKNFPRTGGFGPWIVTADEIADPQALDLTTWLNGDEVQKANTAEMIFNIRALIHYCSSFTQLSPGDVIATGTPGGVGAKRKPQLFMKVGDVVEIEIASVGTLRNSIGEGKA encoded by the coding sequence ATGAAATTGATCTCGTTTGTTACAGATGGCGTATCGAGTTACGGAGTGCTTGAGGGCACCACGGTGAAGGATCTTGGGGCGGTGTTGCGTGGACGCTTTCCGACCCTGAAGGCCCTGCTTGGCGAGGACTTCCTGAGCATCGCGCAGGAGACGGAAGCGCCTCGGCTTGCGCGCTCGGCGGTGCAGTTGCTTCCTCCTGTTCCGGATCCGGCGAAGATCCTCTGCATCGGCAAGAACTACGAAGAACACCGCGTGGAAACGGGTGGGGAGAAGCTCGCGTACCCGACGATCTTCACTCGTTTCGCGGACACGCTGGTGGCGGATGGGCAGGATGCCTGGGCTCCAGGCGTGTCGAGCGAGATCGACTTCGAAGGCGAGCTGGCTGTCGTGATAGGGCGCGCGGGACGGCACATTGCGCTCGAAGATGCGCTGTCGCACGTGGCCGGATACGCGTGCTTCAACGACATCTCGATCCGCGACTGGCAGAGGCACACCACGCAGTTCACGCCGGGCAAGAACTTTCCGCGTACGGGCGGGTTTGGGCCGTGGATCGTGACGGCGGATGAGATCGCCGATCCGCAGGCGCTCGATCTGACGACGTGGCTGAACGGCGATGAGGTGCAGAAAGCCAATACCGCGGAGATGATCTTCAACATCCGCGCACTGATTCACTACTGCTCGTCGTTCACGCAGCTCTCGCCGGGAGATGTGATCGCCACAGGAACGCCGGGCGGCGTGGGGGCGAAGCGCAAGCCGCAGCTCTTTATGAAGGTGGGCGATGTCGTGGAGATCGAGATCGCATCCGTCGGGACGCTGCGCAATAGCATCGGCGAAGGCAAGGCTTAG
- a CDS encoding CHAT domain-containing protein: protein MRHAEDHIDFSDLELLTLPGTGLAEEQIERLRRMREHMEDCTDCAGAAATHLALLRGEPGTAASATSGCPHDELWLHLAAELLDEAQAQPMLIHAATCGDCAQRLKDAMAEVAPSSLDDEVPWLESSTAPWQSEMARTLADRVVPAPAKILPFPRRRVWMAATAAALLFMIGGATWFARRDTDSALLARAYDTQRRTDLHLPGGSSVAKASATRGASAQDLPTELMQLQLRTAEHLHARPNDPYWLAMRGRIALVANDGEAARKDLQLAMASGMSGLDSDLADAFFEIGEANHDPIAWSRAADLYGKVIDETDGKRDPRPRALAFFNRALCWERQSVFVEAIADYEQALALERDPGWRREIEQRLEHVKEQQKKSEVNRGAAMDLSPAGFLAASATAPETTAQDYELYLDAATREWRLGDPAASPEAKAAAKKLAEIGASHHDPWLTELLAARPAEEAAQHLAAATQASASGNADKAFTEAEAASQSFQRAHNAAGALRAEAERVYAYQRMGKVDLCLDASTRLLAEPALQRYAWMHVYVALEHASCGIDKLEVSSSIAETEQTLHDARSAGLRLQMLRAESFLVTMYDMAGETRTSWILAQSGLETCLEGHGARMSTYQFLHALYNTANTQGLRWTAAGLADAAAQASQLVANVPIKAYAQEVAGTAATAVGHYADADAAFARATASMAQMPQGVAARLYSADWETDRSALMARKGQLQPAVDRMQKASAVFGTTGNYNARQHHNTELASLLLKSSDPAQSMHFSLLATNDAEAGLNAAHDESQKLAWGRDNGRGYRLLVQSLATMGRKEDALGVWEWYRSAAFRQGQPRRAGDVPPLPPLPAERRHGLTLVVARLEDRYVVWSVSPNAIRMAVVPDTLEHVELMASTFGELCADRNSSPESIHILGAKLFRLLFAPFSNEIEGSSAIQFDLDAALRRLPLAALTQTTRGYLGLDHAITMLPPWWILRSSPDEPMPEHPRVLLVEGAPSVLDASGSVVSTLPEEYLETRDLAMLYPQALLIRSKESARADLPNLLSSAHLFHIDGHTVEHNNETGLLLANPDVVFSASSLKGVSLHACRLAVVATCSSTAGAEYSLEDHGSLPHALLVAGAHRVAGTLWDVDSKSSRELMLAFYNSLRKANTAPAALRKAQQIMSSTPATAHPFFWAATEVFTQ from the coding sequence ATGAGGCACGCCGAAGACCATATCGATTTCTCCGACCTGGAGCTCCTGACCCTTCCCGGTACCGGTCTTGCGGAAGAACAGATCGAGCGCCTGCGCCGAATGCGCGAGCACATGGAGGACTGCACCGACTGCGCTGGGGCCGCGGCGACACACCTGGCGCTACTCCGTGGCGAACCCGGCACGGCAGCCTCCGCCACGTCCGGGTGTCCGCATGACGAGCTCTGGCTGCATCTTGCGGCGGAACTGCTCGACGAGGCCCAAGCGCAGCCCATGTTGATCCACGCGGCGACCTGCGGGGACTGCGCCCAGCGGTTGAAGGACGCGATGGCCGAGGTGGCGCCGTCCTCGCTGGACGACGAGGTGCCGTGGCTGGAAAGCTCAACCGCACCCTGGCAGAGCGAGATGGCACGCACGCTCGCAGACCGTGTAGTGCCGGCACCCGCGAAGATCCTGCCGTTCCCGCGGCGCAGAGTATGGATGGCAGCCACCGCCGCGGCGCTTCTGTTCATGATCGGCGGAGCCACCTGGTTTGCGCGTCGCGATACGGACAGCGCCCTGCTCGCCCGCGCGTACGACACGCAACGGCGCACCGATCTGCACCTGCCCGGCGGTTCCTCTGTCGCGAAGGCCTCGGCCACACGGGGCGCCTCCGCCCAGGACCTCCCGACGGAGCTGATGCAGCTTCAACTGCGCACCGCGGAGCATCTGCATGCGCGACCGAACGATCCCTACTGGCTGGCGATGCGCGGACGCATCGCGCTGGTCGCGAACGACGGTGAAGCCGCTCGCAAAGACCTGCAACTGGCGATGGCCTCCGGGATGTCCGGCCTCGACAGCGACCTTGCCGACGCCTTCTTCGAGATTGGCGAGGCCAACCACGACCCGATCGCCTGGTCCCGCGCCGCGGATCTCTACGGCAAGGTCATCGACGAGACCGATGGCAAGCGCGATCCGCGCCCCAGGGCCCTCGCCTTCTTCAACCGAGCCCTCTGCTGGGAGCGGCAGTCGGTCTTCGTGGAAGCGATCGCCGACTACGAGCAGGCCCTTGCGCTCGAACGGGATCCGGGATGGCGCAGGGAGATCGAGCAACGCCTGGAGCACGTGAAGGAGCAGCAGAAGAAGAGCGAGGTGAATCGCGGTGCCGCTATGGACCTCTCACCGGCCGGTTTTCTCGCGGCGTCGGCAACGGCCCCGGAGACCACCGCGCAGGATTACGAGCTCTACCTCGACGCCGCCACGCGTGAGTGGCGTCTGGGCGATCCCGCCGCCTCGCCGGAGGCAAAGGCCGCCGCGAAGAAGCTTGCCGAGATCGGCGCGAGTCACCACGATCCGTGGCTAACCGAGCTGCTCGCCGCGCGCCCCGCGGAAGAGGCCGCTCAGCATCTGGCGGCCGCCACGCAGGCCAGCGCCAGCGGCAACGCCGACAAGGCCTTCACCGAGGCCGAAGCCGCCTCCCAATCCTTTCAGCGAGCGCACAATGCAGCCGGTGCGCTGCGTGCCGAGGCTGAGCGCGTCTACGCGTACCAGCGGATGGGCAAGGTGGACCTCTGCCTCGACGCCTCGACCCGGTTGCTCGCCGAGCCCGCTCTGCAGCGCTACGCCTGGATGCATGTCTACGTGGCGCTGGAACACGCCAGTTGCGGCATCGATAAGCTCGAAGTCTCCAGCAGCATCGCCGAGACCGAGCAGACGCTGCACGACGCGCGCTCCGCGGGGCTTCGCCTGCAGATGCTCCGCGCCGAGAGCTTCCTCGTCACCATGTACGACATGGCCGGCGAGACCCGCACGTCCTGGATCCTTGCGCAGAGCGGCCTCGAGACCTGCCTGGAGGGACATGGCGCACGCATGTCCACCTACCAGTTCCTGCATGCGCTCTACAACACGGCCAACACGCAGGGGCTGCGCTGGACGGCGGCCGGTCTCGCCGATGCTGCCGCCCAGGCCTCGCAGTTGGTCGCCAACGTTCCCATCAAGGCCTACGCGCAGGAGGTGGCGGGTACCGCCGCCACAGCCGTCGGCCACTACGCGGACGCCGATGCCGCATTCGCCAGGGCCACGGCGTCCATGGCGCAGATGCCGCAGGGCGTCGCCGCCCGGTTGTACAGCGCCGACTGGGAGACCGACCGCTCTGCCCTGATGGCGCGCAAAGGCCAGCTTCAACCAGCCGTGGACCGGATGCAGAAGGCCTCCGCCGTCTTCGGGACGACCGGCAACTACAACGCGCGGCAGCATCACAACACGGAGCTCGCCAGCCTTCTGCTGAAGTCCTCCGACCCTGCGCAGTCCATGCACTTCAGCCTGCTCGCGACCAACGACGCCGAGGCCGGGTTGAATGCGGCCCACGACGAATCCCAGAAGCTGGCCTGGGGCCGCGACAATGGACGCGGCTACCGTCTGCTTGTGCAGTCGCTGGCCACCATGGGCCGCAAGGAAGACGCGCTGGGCGTCTGGGAGTGGTATCGCTCCGCAGCCTTCCGGCAGGGCCAGCCGAGGCGGGCGGGCGATGTACCACCTCTTCCTCCGTTGCCTGCGGAGCGACGCCACGGCCTTACGCTCGTCGTGGCTCGTCTGGAAGATCGCTACGTCGTGTGGTCTGTCTCGCCCAACGCCATCCGCATGGCAGTCGTGCCCGATACGCTCGAGCACGTCGAGCTGATGGCGAGCACCTTCGGCGAGCTCTGCGCCGACCGCAACTCTTCGCCGGAGTCCATCCACATCCTCGGCGCGAAGCTCTTCCGCCTGCTCTTCGCGCCCTTCTCCAATGAGATCGAAGGCAGCTCCGCGATCCAGTTCGATCTCGACGCTGCGTTGCGCCGCCTGCCGCTTGCCGCTCTCACCCAGACGACCCGCGGCTATCTGGGACTCGACCACGCGATCACCATGCTTCCTCCCTGGTGGATCCTCCGCTCCTCCCCGGACGAGCCCATGCCGGAGCATCCGCGCGTCCTGCTGGTGGAAGGCGCGCCCTCGGTCCTCGACGCTTCCGGCAGCGTCGTCTCCACGCTGCCCGAGGAGTACCTCGAGACCCGCGACCTCGCCATGCTTTACCCGCAGGCTCTCCTCATCCGAAGCAAGGAGAGTGCCCGGGCCGACCTCCCCAACCTGCTCTCCAGCGCTCATCTGTTTCACATCGATGGCCACACGGTCGAGCACAACAACGAGACCGGGCTGCTGCTTGCCAATCCCGATGTCGTCTTCAGCGCCTCGTCGCTCAAGGGGGTTTCGCTGCACGCATGCCGTCTGGCCGTCGTCGCAACCTGCTCCAGCACCGCGGGCGCGGAGTACAGCCTCGAAGACCACGGAAGCCTTCCGCACGCGCTTCTGGTGGCCGGCGCCCACCGTGTTGCGGGCACGCTCTGGGACGTCGACTCCAAGTCGTCGCGCGAGCTGATGCTCGCCTTTTACAACTCCCTTCGCAAGGCAAACACCGCACCGGCCGCGCTGCGCAAGGCACAGCAGATCATGTCTTCCACGCCCGCCACGGCGCACCCGTTTTTTTGGGCCGCCACGGAGGTTTTCACGCAGTAA
- a CDS encoding efflux RND transporter permease subunit, translating into MSPSRPFILRPVATALLMAAILLVGIVAYTQLPVSALPEVDYPTIQVLTFYPGASPEVTATTVTAPLERQFGELQGLSQMTSTSAGGNSVIVLQFNLSLNIDVAEEEVQAAINAAQNFLPANLPSPPIYSKTNPADAPVMTLAVTSKNIPLPQVEDLVDTRLAPKISQLNGVGLVSISGGQKPAVRIQANPTALSSYGLGMEDLRTALTSASVNAAKGNFDGGRQDYQIDANDQLVSSADYRKVVVAYRNGAPVMLPDVANIVDSVENTTQAAWMNTTPAIILNVQRQPGGNTISVVKSIKALLPQLKANLPAGIEVTTLTDLTTPIQASVSDVEFELVLTIGLVILVIFLFLRNLYATIIPAVAVPLSLVGTMGAMYALGYSLDNLSLMALTISTGFVVDDAIVMVENISRYLEEGMPPMEAALKGAEQIGFTILSLTVSLIAVLIPLLFMGDVVGRLFREFAVTLAVTIILSAVVSLTLTPMMAARILKHDPKAQEGRFYQASERVFESMIAFYGRTLKWVLTHQTATLLVAVATLALTVFLYIIVPKGFFPVQDTGVIQGISQAPQTIGVKEMTAKTQELSKIILTDPAVQSLSAFIGADGTNTTGNSGRFSINLKPLEDRDASAADVIRRLQTKLKDVAGITLYMQPVQNITVDDRVSRTQYQYTLEDADQAELNQWTDKFVAQLKQLPELEDVATDQQLGGLAVSLVIDRPTASRLGIAPTTVDQTLYDAFGQRQINTMYTQLNQYHVILEAQPQFQQDPNKLNHLFIQANASSAATGAAATSSGQGSTSAGSNALTTTAAYTASTPTLNAPVNALTHVAPTSTSGSTYSNSVPLSAFSHFETATEPLSITHQGQFPSVTVSFNLASNASLGTAITKVTKIQKDMKMPPSVQADFQGTAASFRNSLSNEPLLILAALVTVYIVLGVLYESFIHPITILSTLPSAGVGAFLSLILFHQDLSVVAIIGIVLLIGIVKKNGIMMVDFALEAERDHGKTSAEAIFEAATLRFRPIMMTTMAALLGGLPLAFGHGIGSELRRPLGIVMVGGLMVSQVLTLYTTPVIYIFFDNLAKRFSKRKPEQRTGEHAPGHGGDASDHGQSGQGLQPEGGQA; encoded by the coding sequence TTGAGCCCATCCCGACCGTTTATTCTCCGTCCTGTGGCGACGGCGCTTCTGATGGCGGCGATCTTGCTGGTGGGCATTGTGGCTTATACACAACTGCCTGTCTCGGCTTTGCCTGAGGTGGACTACCCGACGATCCAGGTGTTGACGTTCTATCCCGGCGCAAGCCCCGAGGTGACGGCAACCACGGTGACCGCTCCGCTCGAGCGTCAGTTCGGCGAGCTGCAAGGGCTGAGTCAGATGACCTCCACCAGCGCGGGCGGTAACTCCGTCATCGTGCTGCAGTTCAACCTGTCGCTGAACATCGACGTGGCGGAAGAAGAAGTCCAGGCAGCCATCAACGCCGCGCAGAACTTTCTCCCGGCCAACCTGCCCTCGCCGCCGATCTACAGCAAAACGAACCCGGCGGATGCTCCGGTGATGACACTGGCTGTGACCTCGAAGAATATTCCGCTGCCACAGGTGGAAGATCTCGTCGACACGCGGCTTGCGCCCAAGATCTCGCAGCTCAACGGCGTTGGCCTTGTGAGCATCAGCGGTGGACAGAAGCCGGCCGTTCGCATTCAAGCCAATCCCACGGCGCTGTCATCCTATGGGCTTGGGATGGAAGATCTTCGCACCGCCCTCACTTCGGCCAGTGTCAACGCGGCGAAGGGCAACTTCGACGGTGGCCGGCAGGACTACCAGATCGATGCCAACGATCAGTTGGTTTCGAGCGCGGACTACAGGAAGGTTGTGGTCGCGTATCGCAACGGAGCTCCGGTGATGTTGCCGGATGTCGCGAATATCGTCGACAGCGTGGAGAACACGACGCAGGCCGCGTGGATGAACACGACGCCCGCCATCATTTTGAATGTGCAGCGCCAGCCGGGCGGCAATACGATCTCCGTGGTGAAGAGCATCAAGGCTCTGCTGCCACAGCTCAAGGCCAACCTGCCGGCAGGCATCGAGGTCACGACACTCACCGACTTGACCACGCCCATTCAGGCGTCCGTGAGCGATGTGGAGTTCGAGCTGGTGCTGACGATCGGCCTGGTCATTCTCGTCATCTTTCTCTTCCTGCGAAACCTGTATGCGACGATCATCCCAGCGGTGGCGGTGCCTCTGTCCCTGGTGGGAACGATGGGCGCCATGTACGCTCTCGGCTATTCGCTGGACAACCTTTCGCTGATGGCGTTGACGATCTCCACCGGGTTTGTGGTGGACGATGCGATTGTCATGGTGGAGAACATCTCACGCTATCTCGAAGAAGGGATGCCGCCGATGGAGGCTGCGCTCAAGGGCGCAGAGCAGATCGGGTTCACGATTCTTTCGCTGACCGTCTCTCTTATTGCCGTGCTCATCCCCTTGCTGTTTATGGGCGACGTGGTCGGCCGCCTCTTCCGTGAGTTCGCCGTGACGCTTGCGGTCACCATCATCCTCTCGGCCGTGGTGTCTTTGACGCTCACGCCCATGATGGCCGCGCGCATTCTCAAGCACGATCCCAAGGCGCAGGAAGGCCGGTTTTATCAGGCGTCCGAGCGTGTGTTCGAGAGCATGATCGCTTTCTACGGACGGACGCTGAAGTGGGTTCTCACGCACCAGACCGCCACACTGCTGGTGGCCGTTGCCACGTTGGCACTCACGGTCTTTCTCTACATCATTGTGCCCAAGGGTTTCTTCCCGGTGCAGGACACGGGCGTGATTCAGGGCATCTCGCAGGCGCCGCAGACGATCGGCGTCAAGGAGATGACGGCGAAGACGCAGGAACTCAGCAAGATCATCCTGACGGATCCCGCGGTCCAAAGTCTCTCCGCCTTCATCGGCGCCGATGGCACGAACACCACCGGGAACAGCGGACGGTTCTCCATCAACCTGAAGCCGCTTGAGGATCGCGACGCATCGGCCGCGGATGTCATTCGCAGGCTACAGACGAAGCTGAAGGATGTCGCGGGCATCACGCTGTACATGCAGCCCGTGCAGAACATCACGGTCGACGATCGCGTGAGCCGCACACAGTATCAGTACACCCTCGAAGATGCGGATCAAGCGGAGTTGAATCAGTGGACGGACAAGTTCGTGGCCCAGCTCAAGCAGTTGCCAGAGCTCGAGGATGTCGCGACGGATCAGCAGTTGGGTGGCCTTGCGGTTTCGCTCGTGATCGATCGCCCCACGGCTTCCCGTCTGGGGATTGCGCCGACCACGGTCGATCAAACACTGTATGACGCATTCGGACAGCGCCAGATCAACACGATGTACACGCAGTTGAATCAGTACCACGTGATCCTCGAAGCGCAGCCTCAGTTCCAGCAGGATCCGAACAAGCTGAACCATCTGTTTATCCAGGCAAATGCTTCGAGCGCGGCTACGGGCGCTGCGGCGACGTCGTCCGGCCAAGGTTCCACCTCTGCGGGAAGCAACGCGCTGACTACCACTGCCGCGTACACGGCGTCCACACCGACGCTGAACGCGCCAGTCAACGCGCTGACCCATGTCGCTCCGACTTCGACCAGCGGATCGACCTACTCGAACTCCGTTCCGTTGAGTGCGTTCTCGCACTTCGAAACAGCCACCGAGCCACTGTCCATCACGCATCAAGGGCAGTTTCCCTCCGTCACCGTATCGTTCAATCTTGCGTCCAACGCATCGCTGGGAACGGCAATCACCAAGGTCACGAAGATCCAGAAGGACATGAAGATGCCGCCGAGTGTGCAGGCGGACTTCCAGGGAACGGCGGCTTCTTTCCGCAACTCGCTTTCCAACGAGCCTCTGCTGATTCTCGCTGCGCTGGTCACCGTGTACATCGTGCTGGGCGTGCTGTACGAGAGCTTCATCCATCCCATCACGATCCTGTCCACACTTCCTTCGGCTGGCGTTGGAGCCTTCCTGTCGCTGATCCTGTTTCATCAAGACCTCAGCGTGGTTGCGATCATCGGGATCGTGCTGCTCATCGGCATTGTGAAAAAGAACGGCATCATGATGGTCGACTTTGCCCTGGAGGCAGAGCGCGACCATGGCAAGACCTCGGCGGAAGCGATCTTCGAGGCGGCAACGCTGCGCTTCCGCCCGATCATGATGACAACGATGGCGGCGCTTCTGGGTGGTCTTCCCCTTGCCTTCGGCCATGGCATCGGTTCGGAGCTTCGCCGTCCGCTCGGCATCGTGATGGTCGGCGGACTGATGGTCAGCCAGGTACTGACGCTCTATACGACTCCGGTGATCTACATTTTCTTCGACAACCTGGCGAAGCGCTTCAGCAAGCGCAAGCCGGAGCAAAGGACCGGTGAGCATGCCCCCGGTCACGGTGGCGACGCGAGCGATCATGGTCAAAGCGGTCAGGGCCTGCAGCCCGAGGGCGGACAAGCGTGA
- a CDS encoding M23 family metallopeptidase, protein MRTPALTVPLVVFSSFLALTGCSKPTLDVPEAPTTIGQATPFTVNVHDAHGVSKLTSTLVQSGAQYQKTWQPSATTKGPDSSFNVELGTRTTPELHDGTAHLILEATSGGLLHKTTRWERDVNVVTQPPQISADSDQHYLYLGMADLATMNVTGSYTSAGVRVGDQTFRAWPMPGGKPGLFSLYAFAWNMPAGTIPMAYASNAAGNDVTTPLTVIFPKREQPVYTQHQIQITDQFMQKVLGELDPNGTGDPIARFVKINTEMRKANNKTLSDLRLKTADSFLWSQPFTRQAHSAAEATFADVRSYVYKGNKIDQQVHLGYDLAVTQHVGVEASNDGRIVWAAPLGIYGNCIVVDHGYGLQTIYGHLSRIDVHVGDMVKRSQVMGLSGMTGMAGGDHIHFAMQLDGVQIDPKEWWDAHWIKDHVVRRVDLPGFNQ, encoded by the coding sequence GTGCGAACCCCGGCCCTTACCGTCCCTCTCGTTGTGTTTTCGTCGTTTCTCGCCCTCACCGGCTGCTCAAAGCCCACTCTCGACGTCCCGGAAGCGCCCACGACGATCGGTCAGGCAACGCCGTTTACGGTGAACGTCCACGACGCACACGGCGTCAGCAAGCTGACCTCTACACTCGTGCAGAGCGGGGCGCAGTATCAGAAGACGTGGCAGCCTTCCGCCACCACCAAGGGTCCGGACTCCAGCTTCAACGTCGAACTCGGCACCAGGACCACGCCGGAACTGCATGACGGGACGGCGCACCTGATCCTGGAAGCAACCTCCGGCGGGCTGCTGCACAAGACCACCCGCTGGGAGCGCGACGTGAATGTGGTGACCCAGCCGCCGCAGATCAGCGCGGACTCCGACCAGCACTATCTCTATCTCGGCATGGCCGATCTCGCCACGATGAACGTCACCGGCTCGTACACGTCGGCCGGAGTACGGGTCGGCGACCAGACCTTCCGGGCCTGGCCGATGCCTGGAGGCAAGCCGGGCCTATTTTCGCTCTACGCGTTTGCGTGGAATATGCCGGCAGGGACGATTCCCATGGCGTATGCCTCGAATGCCGCCGGCAACGATGTGACCACGCCGCTGACCGTCATCTTCCCCAAGCGGGAGCAGCCAGTCTACACGCAACACCAGATCCAGATTACGGACCAGTTTATGCAGAAGGTGCTCGGAGAGCTCGATCCGAATGGAACCGGCGACCCGATCGCGCGCTTCGTGAAGATCAACACCGAGATGCGGAAAGCCAACAACAAGACGCTCTCCGACCTTCGCCTAAAAACCGCCGACAGCTTTCTCTGGTCGCAGCCCTTTACGCGGCAGGCGCACTCCGCGGCCGAGGCTACGTTTGCCGATGTGCGGAGCTACGTCTACAAAGGCAACAAGATCGACCAGCAGGTTCACCTTGGCTACGATCTTGCCGTGACTCAGCATGTAGGCGTCGAGGCTTCGAATGACGGGCGTATCGTCTGGGCAGCGCCGCTGGGCATCTATGGCAACTGCATCGTGGTCGACCATGGATACGGCCTGCAGACGATTTATGGCCATCTCAGCCGGATCGACGTGCATGTGGGCGATATGGTCAAGCGCTCGCAGGTGATGGGACTGAGCGGCATGACGGGGATGGCCGGCGGCGACCATATCCACTTTGCCATGCAGCTCGATGGCGTCCAGATCGATCCGAAAGAATGGTGGGACGCGCACTGGATCAAGGATCACGTCGTGCGGCGCGTGGATCTGCCTGGGTTTAATCAATAG
- a CDS encoding efflux RND transporter periplasmic adaptor subunit: MSLDSSEQPISDPAHLLPATTGTPEHKRKDASRFIVWGILLLVFFLAFWWVMHRHDTAAAKPARAGGGTVPVVPATAKQGSIGIYQEGIGTVTPVYTSSITAQVTGVVVAVHYREGQMVKKGDPLVDLDSRPYRANLLTAQGTLLHDQGILAEAQMDLERYRQAWAKNAIPRQTFEDQEKIVLQDQGTVKQDEGTVQFDQVQVDFCHIVAPISGRVGLRLIDPGNLVTASGTTPLVVITQVQPITVIFSLAEDALGQVLPRMKGGTKLTVDAFDRTALKKIASGTLLSLDNQVDTTTGTVKARAQFDNRDGTLYPNEFVNARLLVNTLQNVTLLPSSTVQHSDKSTFVYVIANNKAQMQPVKVGVTDGDTSQVTGVNPGQVVANSSFDKLQSGSQVKFSDQGAAPGQSTGSNTP; the protein is encoded by the coding sequence TTGTCTCTCGATAGCTCCGAGCAGCCGATATCGGATCCCGCCCATCTGCTCCCAGCCACCACCGGCACCCCAGAGCACAAACGCAAGGATGCGTCGCGCTTCATCGTGTGGGGCATTCTTCTGCTTGTTTTCTTCCTCGCCTTCTGGTGGGTGATGCACCGGCATGACACGGCCGCTGCCAAGCCAGCGAGAGCAGGCGGTGGAACCGTGCCTGTGGTGCCTGCTACGGCGAAGCAAGGGAGCATTGGCATCTATCAGGAAGGCATCGGCACGGTGACCCCGGTGTACACTTCGTCGATCACGGCACAGGTCACGGGCGTGGTTGTTGCCGTTCACTACCGCGAAGGACAGATGGTGAAGAAAGGCGATCCGCTTGTCGATCTTGATTCGCGACCCTATCGCGCCAACCTTCTGACCGCGCAGGGAACGCTGCTTCACGATCAAGGAATTCTTGCGGAAGCGCAGATGGACCTTGAGCGTTATCGGCAGGCCTGGGCGAAGAACGCAATTCCGCGTCAGACGTTTGAAGACCAGGAGAAGATTGTGCTGCAGGATCAGGGCACGGTCAAGCAGGACGAAGGCACCGTGCAGTTCGATCAGGTGCAGGTGGACTTCTGCCACATCGTCGCGCCGATCAGTGGACGCGTGGGTCTTCGCCTCATCGACCCGGGTAACCTCGTCACTGCGAGCGGAACGACGCCGCTTGTGGTCATCACCCAGGTCCAGCCCATCACCGTGATCTTCTCGCTTGCCGAAGATGCTCTGGGCCAGGTCCTTCCACGCATGAAGGGCGGCACGAAGCTTACGGTGGACGCGTTCGACCGCACGGCGCTCAAGAAGATCGCCTCCGGCACCTTGTTATCACTTGACAACCAAGTGGATACAACGACCGGAACCGTAAAGGCGCGCGCGCAGTTCGACAATCGAGACGGCACGCTGTATCCGAATGAGTTCGTCAACGCACGGCTGCTGGTCAATACCCTGCAGAATGTAACGCTGTTGCCCAGCTCAACGGTGCAGCACAGCGATAAGAGCACGTTCGTCTACGTGATTGCGAACAACAAAGCGCAGATGCAGCCGGTCAAGGTCGGCGTGACGGACGGAGATACGTCGCAGGTCACAGGCGTCAACCCAGGGCAAGTGGTGGCCAACTCGAGCTTCGACAAGTTGCAGTCCGGGTCGCAGGTGAAGTTTTCCGATCAGGGCGCCGCACCGGGACAGAGCACCGGGAGCAACACGCCTTGA